A stretch of the Brevundimonas sp. MF30-B genome encodes the following:
- the lpdA gene encoding dihydrolipoyl dehydrogenase produces MQTLKTKVLIIGAGTGGYVAGIRCGQLGLDTVLVDGGDGLGGTCLNVGCIPSKAIIHAANKFETVAKAADGGTLGITASAPAIDMSQTVAWKDGIVRKLNGGVAALLKKAKVKVVKGWATFSDAKTCTVKTDDGDITITAEHVILATGSEPVELPFLKFGGDVISSTEALSLDAVPGKLVVVGGGYIGLELGIAYRKLGAEVTVVEMAERILPLYDKALTDPVAKWMEKHGVKLMLGAKAGGFEKGKLSVTTQDGQAIKLDADKVLVTVGRKPRTQGFGLENMGVAMAGPFVKIDDRCATSMKNVWAVGDLTGEPMLAHKGSAQGEVVAEIIAGHDKRFHPVTIAAVCFTEPEIVFAGLGPQEVEGRDDVIQAVFPLMAIGRALAIEAGEDGGFVRVIASKSDHRLLGVQAVGQHVSELSNSFAQMLEMGAVLEDVAGTIHVHPTLGEAFHEASLRALGHAIHL; encoded by the coding sequence ATGCAAACCCTCAAAACCAAAGTCCTCATCATCGGCGCCGGCACCGGCGGCTATGTCGCGGGCATCCGTTGCGGCCAGCTCGGACTGGACACCGTGCTGGTGGATGGCGGCGACGGCTTGGGCGGGACCTGCCTGAACGTCGGCTGCATCCCCTCCAAGGCGATCATCCACGCGGCCAACAAGTTCGAGACCGTGGCCAAGGCGGCCGATGGCGGCACGCTGGGCATCACGGCGTCCGCACCGGCCATCGACATGAGCCAGACGGTGGCGTGGAAGGACGGCATCGTCCGCAAGCTGAACGGCGGCGTCGCGGCCCTGCTGAAGAAAGCCAAGGTCAAGGTCGTCAAGGGCTGGGCCACCTTCTCGGACGCCAAGACCTGCACGGTGAAGACCGACGACGGCGACATCACCATCACCGCCGAGCACGTCATCCTGGCCACGGGATCCGAGCCGGTCGAGCTGCCGTTCCTGAAGTTCGGCGGCGATGTGATCTCGTCGACCGAGGCCCTGTCGCTGGACGCGGTGCCGGGCAAGCTGGTGGTGGTCGGCGGCGGCTACATCGGGCTGGAGCTGGGCATCGCCTATCGCAAACTCGGCGCCGAGGTCACGGTGGTCGAAATGGCCGAGCGCATCCTGCCGCTCTACGACAAGGCTCTAACTGATCCCGTGGCCAAGTGGATGGAGAAGCACGGCGTCAAACTGATGCTGGGCGCCAAGGCGGGCGGGTTCGAGAAGGGCAAGCTCAGCGTCACGACCCAGGACGGTCAGGCGATCAAGCTGGACGCCGACAAGGTGCTGGTCACGGTCGGCCGCAAGCCGCGCACCCAAGGCTTCGGCCTCGAGAACATGGGCGTGGCCATGGCTGGCCCGTTCGTGAAGATCGACGACCGCTGCGCCACCAGCATGAAGAATGTCTGGGCCGTCGGCGACCTGACCGGCGAACCCATGCTGGCCCACAAGGGCTCGGCCCAGGGCGAGGTCGTCGCCGAAATCATCGCCGGTCACGACAAGCGCTTTCATCCCGTCACCATCGCCGCCGTCTGCTTCACCGAGCCCGAGATCGTCTTCGCCGGCCTGGGCCCGCAGGAGGTCGAGGGCCGCGACGACGTGATCCAGGCGGTCTTCCCGCTGATGGCGATCGGCCGCGCCCTGGCCATCGAGGCGGGCGAGGACGGCGGCTTCGTGCGCGTCATCGCGTCGAAGAGCGATCACCGTCTGCTGGGCGTCCAGGCCGTCGGCCAGCACGTCTCGGAGCTGTCGAACAGCTTCGCCCAGATGCTGGAGATGGGCGCGGTGCTGGAGGATGTGGCCGGAACCATCCACGTCCACCCGACGCTGGGCGAAGCCTTCCACGAAGCCAGCCTGCGGGCGCTGGGCCACGCGATTCATCTTTGA
- a CDS encoding 2-oxo acid dehydrogenase subunit E2 codes for MGRFVFKLPDVGEGTAEAELVGWHVKVGDVVEEDQIVADVMTDKATVEITAPVSGKVTTLHGEPGEMLPVRGPLVEFEVEGAGNASADEPAPAPKVEAAPAPVEAPKTAPSPAQPAAGANHVFKLPDVGEGTAEAELVGWRVKVGDAVEEDQILAEIMTDKATVEITSPVAGTVVALHGEAGQQLPVGGPLVSFQVQGKGNVTAAPAASPTPKVEAPAPAPKAAPASTPKAAAKPQAEAFTTRDPAQRPLASPSVRQRARDLGVELQFVPGSGPAGRIEHGDLDAYVSGGGRGVSTGGSSASTYAKADGTTEVRIIGLRRKIAEKMAESVRRIPHITYVEEIDVTALEELRAHLNATKAKDQPKLNVLPFIARAIVVALRDQPQINATYDDEAGVLTQHAPVHLGIAAQTPNGLMVPVVRHAEARDPYDTALEIARVSGAAKDGSAKREELSGSTITITSLGTLGGITHTPIINHPEVAIIGPNKIQERVVVRDGQMVVRKMMNLSSSFDHRIVDGHDAAVFVQRIKGLLEHPATLWMG; via the coding sequence ATGGGTCGTTTCGTCTTCAAGCTGCCCGACGTGGGCGAAGGCACCGCCGAGGCCGAACTGGTCGGCTGGCACGTCAAGGTCGGAGATGTGGTCGAGGAAGACCAGATCGTCGCCGACGTCATGACCGACAAGGCCACCGTCGAGATCACCGCCCCGGTGTCCGGCAAGGTCACCACCCTGCACGGCGAGCCTGGCGAGATGCTGCCCGTGCGCGGTCCGCTGGTGGAGTTCGAGGTTGAGGGCGCCGGCAATGCGTCGGCCGACGAACCCGCGCCCGCGCCCAAGGTCGAGGCCGCCCCCGCTCCGGTCGAGGCGCCGAAAACCGCACCGTCGCCGGCCCAGCCCGCGGCGGGCGCCAACCACGTCTTCAAACTGCCCGACGTGGGCGAAGGCACCGCCGAGGCCGAACTGGTCGGCTGGCGCGTCAAGGTCGGCGACGCGGTCGAGGAAGACCAGATCCTGGCCGAGATCATGACCGACAAGGCGACGGTGGAGATCACCTCGCCGGTGGCTGGCACGGTCGTCGCCCTGCACGGCGAAGCCGGTCAACAACTGCCCGTCGGCGGCCCGCTGGTCAGCTTCCAGGTTCAAGGCAAGGGCAATGTGACGGCGGCTCCAGCGGCTTCCCCGACGCCCAAGGTCGAGGCCCCGGCGCCCGCTCCCAAGGCTGCGCCCGCTTCCACACCGAAGGCCGCCGCGAAGCCGCAGGCCGAAGCCTTCACCACCCGTGATCCGGCCCAGCGCCCGCTCGCCTCGCCCTCCGTGCGCCAGCGCGCGCGCGACCTGGGCGTCGAGCTGCAGTTCGTGCCCGGCTCCGGCCCCGCCGGCCGCATCGAACACGGCGACCTGGACGCCTATGTCTCGGGCGGAGGCCGCGGCGTCTCGACCGGCGGATCGTCGGCCTCGACCTACGCCAAGGCGGACGGGACGACCGAGGTCCGCATCATCGGCCTGCGCCGCAAGATCGCGGAGAAGATGGCCGAGAGCGTGCGCCGCATCCCGCACATCACCTATGTCGAGGAGATCGACGTCACGGCGCTGGAGGAGCTCCGCGCTCACCTGAACGCGACCAAGGCCAAGGACCAGCCCAAGCTGAACGTCCTGCCCTTCATCGCCCGCGCCATCGTGGTCGCTCTGCGCGACCAGCCGCAGATCAACGCCACCTACGACGACGAGGCCGGCGTCCTGACCCAGCACGCCCCGGTCCATCTGGGCATCGCCGCCCAGACGCCGAACGGGCTGATGGTGCCGGTGGTTCGCCACGCCGAGGCGCGCGACCCCTACGACACCGCCCTGGAGATCGCCCGGGTCTCGGGCGCCGCCAAGGACGGCTCGGCCAAGCGCGAGGAGCTGTCGGGCTCGACCATCACCATCACCTCGCTGGGCACGCTGGGCGGCATCACCCACACCCCCATCATCAACCACCCCGAGGTCGCCATCATCGGCCCCAACAAGATCCAGGAACGGGTCGTGGTCCGGGACGGCCAGATGGTCGTGCGCAAGATGATGAACCTGTCCTCCAGCTTCGATCACCGTATCGTCGATGGGCATGACGCGGCGGTGTTCGTCCAGCGCATCAAGGGCCTGCTGGAGCATCCGGCGACGTTGTGGATGGGGTGA
- a CDS encoding alpha-ketoacid dehydrogenase subunit beta, with translation MVDQNNAPRSEAPASGVQPMNMIQALNSALDAKMSEDPSVLSFGEDAGYFGGVFRVTDHLQKKHGLTRSFDAPISETGIVGAAIGMGAYGLRPVVEIQFADYIYPAYDQIVSEAAKLRYRSGGMFTSPITIRSPYGGGIFGGQTHSQSPESLFTHIAGLKVVIPSNPYDAKGLLTAAIEDDDPVIFFEPKRLYNGPFDGWHEKPVSPWKAQELAQVPTGKFVEPLGKARVMREGNDVTILAYGTMVWVSLAGAEHAGVDAEVIDLRSLVPLDIEAIEASVKKTGRCVIVHEAPRTSGFGAELSALVQERCFYHLEAPIARVTGWDTPYPHAFEWEYFPGPERVAEALKSVMSGGR, from the coding sequence ATGGTCGATCAGAACAATGCGCCCAGGTCCGAGGCCCCGGCCTCGGGCGTCCAGCCCATGAACATGATCCAGGCTCTGAACTCGGCTCTGGACGCCAAGATGAGCGAGGACCCCTCGGTCCTCAGCTTTGGCGAGGACGCGGGCTATTTCGGCGGCGTCTTCCGCGTGACCGACCACCTGCAGAAGAAGCACGGCCTGACCCGCAGCTTCGACGCCCCGATCTCGGAGACGGGCATCGTCGGCGCCGCAATCGGCATGGGCGCCTACGGTCTGCGCCCGGTCGTGGAGATCCAGTTCGCCGACTACATCTATCCGGCCTACGACCAGATCGTGTCGGAGGCGGCCAAGCTGCGCTATCGCTCGGGCGGGATGTTCACCAGCCCCATCACGATCCGCAGCCCCTATGGCGGCGGCATCTTCGGCGGCCAGACGCACAGCCAGAGCCCGGAGAGCCTGTTTACCCACATCGCCGGCCTGAAGGTGGTGATCCCGTCCAACCCCTATGACGCCAAGGGCCTGCTGACGGCCGCCATCGAGGACGACGATCCGGTCATCTTCTTCGAGCCCAAGCGCCTGTACAACGGTCCCTTCGACGGCTGGCACGAAAAGCCGGTGTCGCCCTGGAAGGCCCAGGAGCTGGCCCAGGTCCCGACCGGCAAGTTCGTCGAGCCGCTGGGCAAGGCGCGCGTCATGCGCGAGGGCAATGACGTCACCATCCTGGCCTATGGCACCATGGTGTGGGTCTCTCTGGCGGGCGCCGAGCACGCGGGCGTGGACGCCGAGGTCATCGACCTGCGCTCGCTCGTGCCGCTGGACATCGAAGCCATCGAGGCCAGCGTGAAGAAGACCGGCCGCTGCGTCATCGTGCACGAGGCGCCGCGCACCTCGGGCTTCGGCGCCGAGCTGTCGGCCCTGGTGCAGGAGCGCTGCTTCTATCACCTGGAGGCGCCGATCGCGCGCGTGACCGGCTGGGACACGCCCTATCCGCACGCGTTCGAGTGGGAGTATTTCCCCGGCCCCGAGCGGGTCGCCGAAGCGCTGAAGTCCGTCATGTCGGGAGGTCGCTGA
- a CDS encoding thiamine pyrophosphate-dependent enzyme, whose amino-acid sequence MTDTQKARNSVSLSLRVPEPPGRPGDAPDFSHLKLDPAGAVDRPEPTAKAEAMRDHAFRLVRVLDDEGRAVGPWDPRLDPETLRRGLKAMVLTRAFDDRMHRAHRQGKTSFYMKCTGEEAIAVAQGMVLGRENMGFPTYRQQGLLIARGYPLVDMMNQIYSNAADPIKGRQLPIMYSSKDYGFFTISGNLGTQYPQAVGWAMASAYKGDDKLAITWIGDGSTAESDFHSALTFAAVYRAPVILNIVNNQWAISSFQGIAGGMETTFASKGLGYGLPSLRVDGNDFLAVWAATRWAEERARANLGATLIELFTYRGAPHSTSDDPSRYRPGDEHEKWPLGDPLARLKQHLIALGEWSDEQHEAAEKDAADQVRAAGKESEAIGTLGQSRPSVKTMFEEVFATEDWRLVEQRREVGV is encoded by the coding sequence ATGACTGACACCCAAAAGGCCCGCAACTCGGTCTCGCTCTCGCTGCGCGTGCCCGAACCGCCCGGACGGCCCGGCGATGCGCCGGACTTCAGCCACCTGAAACTGGACCCCGCCGGCGCAGTCGATCGACCCGAGCCGACGGCCAAGGCCGAGGCGATGCGCGATCACGCCTTCCGCCTGGTGCGCGTGCTGGACGACGAGGGCCGCGCGGTCGGGCCGTGGGACCCGCGTCTGGACCCCGAGACCCTGCGCCGCGGCCTGAAGGCCATGGTGCTGACCCGCGCCTTCGACGATCGGATGCATCGCGCCCACCGCCAGGGCAAGACCAGCTTCTACATGAAGTGCACCGGCGAAGAGGCCATCGCGGTCGCCCAGGGCATGGTGCTGGGCCGCGAGAACATGGGCTTTCCCACTTATCGCCAGCAGGGGCTTCTGATCGCGCGCGGCTATCCGCTCGTCGACATGATGAACCAGATCTATTCGAACGCGGCGGACCCGATCAAAGGCCGCCAGCTGCCGATCATGTATTCGTCCAAGGACTACGGCTTCTTCACGATCTCGGGCAATCTGGGCACCCAGTATCCGCAGGCCGTGGGCTGGGCCATGGCCAGCGCCTACAAGGGCGATGACAAGCTGGCCATCACCTGGATCGGCGACGGTTCGACCGCCGAAAGCGACTTCCATTCGGCCCTGACCTTCGCCGCCGTCTATCGGGCGCCGGTGATCCTGAACATCGTCAACAATCAATGGGCCATCAGCTCTTTCCAGGGCATCGCCGGCGGGATGGAGACGACCTTCGCCTCCAAGGGGCTCGGCTACGGCCTGCCGTCGCTGCGGGTGGACGGAAACGATTTCCTGGCCGTCTGGGCCGCGACCCGCTGGGCCGAAGAGCGCGCGCGCGCCAACCTGGGCGCCACGCTGATCGAACTGTTCACCTATCGCGGTGCGCCGCACTCGACCTCGGACGACCCCAGCCGCTATCGGCCCGGCGACGAGCACGAGAAGTGGCCGCTGGGCGACCCGCTGGCGCGGCTGAAGCAGCATCTGATCGCGCTGGGCGAATGGTCCGACGAACAGCATGAAGCCGCCGAGAAGGACGCCGCCGACCAGGTTCGCGCCGCCGGCAAGGAATCCGAAGCCATCGGCACGCTCGGCCAGTCACGCCCCAGCGTGAAGACGATGTTCGAGGAGGTGTTCGCCACCGAGGACTGGCGCCTGGTCGAACAGCGCCGCGAAGTGGGGGTCTGA
- a CDS encoding Lrp/AsnC family transcriptional regulator: MVDTLDPIDARILDILQQDAGLSVAEVADRVGLSASPCWRRIKRLEDSGLIRKRVTLLDAAKLGLDFEVYAIVKLSLPSTDNLDAFESAVSAWPEVVQCATITGREDYVLRIITSDMHAFDRFLREKLLSLGIVSDCESHIVTRGVKDVTALPLGLVSPHV; encoded by the coding sequence GTGGTTGACACCTTGGATCCCATCGACGCCCGCATTCTGGACATTCTGCAACAGGACGCAGGCCTGTCGGTGGCCGAGGTGGCGGATCGGGTCGGCCTGTCGGCTTCGCCGTGCTGGCGCCGGATCAAGAGGCTGGAGGATTCCGGCCTGATCCGCAAGCGCGTCACCCTGCTGGACGCCGCAAAGCTGGGCCTGGATTTCGAGGTCTACGCCATCGTCAAGCTGAGCCTGCCGTCAACCGACAACCTGGACGCCTTCGAAAGCGCCGTCTCGGCCTGGCCCGAGGTCGTCCAGTGCGCCACCATCACCGGACGCGAGGATTATGTGCTGCGGATCATCACCTCAGACATGCACGCCTTCGACCGTTTCCTGCGCGAAAAGCTGCTCAGCCTGGGAATCGTGTCCGACTGCGAAAGCCACATCGTCACCCGCGGCGTGAAGGACGTCACCGCCCTGCCGCTGGGCCTGGTCAGTCCGCACGTTTGA
- a CDS encoding pirin family protein — translation MIEMVIDARRKDLGGFEVGRVLPFHARRMVGPFIFLDQMGPAEFAPGSDAINVRPHPHIGLSTLTYLFEGEIMHRDSLGYTQPIRPGEVNWMTAGKGIVHSERTDPLKKSQGGPMHGMQAWIALPDEAEDIDPSFDHHAEADLPAYENNGLFARLVAGEAYGASAGVAIQSPLFYVHWEMKAGVKTAPPPGRGAGGYSERALFVARGQIEVGDRTFHAGQLIVLEPDAQPTVRASTDASVMALGGEPVGQRLIWWNFVASSQARIDAAKADWQAGRMKLPTEDDLEFIPLPDTPSTPEPAPAGVKPEPTHPV, via the coding sequence ATGATCGAGATGGTGATCGACGCCCGCCGCAAGGACCTGGGCGGTTTCGAGGTGGGGCGTGTCCTGCCATTCCATGCGCGGCGCATGGTCGGCCCGTTCATTTTTCTGGACCAGATGGGGCCGGCCGAGTTCGCCCCGGGCTCCGACGCCATCAATGTGCGGCCGCACCCGCACATCGGCCTGTCGACCCTGACCTATCTGTTCGAGGGCGAGATCATGCACCGCGACAGCCTGGGCTACACCCAGCCGATCCGTCCGGGCGAGGTCAACTGGATGACGGCCGGCAAGGGCATCGTCCACTCGGAACGCACCGATCCCCTGAAGAAGAGCCAGGGCGGCCCCATGCACGGCATGCAGGCCTGGATCGCCCTGCCTGACGAGGCCGAGGACATCGATCCGTCGTTCGACCACCACGCCGAGGCCGACCTGCCCGCCTATGAGAACAACGGCCTGTTCGCGCGGCTGGTGGCGGGCGAGGCCTACGGCGCGTCGGCCGGCGTGGCGATCCAGTCGCCCCTGTTCTATGTCCACTGGGAGATGAAGGCCGGGGTCAAGACCGCGCCGCCGCCCGGCCGCGGCGCCGGCGGCTATTCCGAACGGGCCCTGTTCGTCGCGCGCGGCCAGATCGAGGTCGGCGACCGCACCTTCCATGCCGGCCAGCTGATCGTGCTGGAGCCCGACGCCCAGCCGACCGTGCGCGCCTCGACCGACGCCAGCGTCATGGCCCTGGGCGGCGAGCCGGTGGGGCAGCGGCTGATCTGGTGGAACTTCGTCGCCTCGAGCCAGGCGCGCATCGACGCCGCCAAGGCCGACTGGCAGGCAGGCCGCATGAAGCTGCCGACCGAGGACGACCTGGAGTTCATTCCTCTGCCGGACACGCCCTCGACGCCCGAGCCCGCCCCGGCCGGGGTCAAGCCCGAGCCGACGCACCCGGTCTGA
- a CDS encoding UrcA family protein — protein sequence MLMTTLTLAGLMMTSEAPDMRVNLGGLDPARPAHAAEMADRIRAASRDLCEIHRATVTPDHVDTPLVCEREMRGRVVRALPWEDQLRFVRAGGARALNRPWPRPVRPGASARA from the coding sequence ATGCTGATGACGACCCTGACCCTGGCGGGCCTGATGATGACGAGCGAAGCGCCCGACATGCGGGTGAATCTGGGCGGGCTGGACCCCGCGCGGCCGGCCCACGCTGCCGAGATGGCCGACCGCATCCGCGCCGCCAGCCGCGACTTATGCGAAATCCACCGGGCGACCGTGACGCCGGACCATGTGGACACGCCCCTGGTCTGCGAGCGGGAGATGCGAGGCAGGGTCGTGCGCGCCTTGCCTTGGGAGGATCAGCTGAGGTTTGTGCGCGCCGGCGGCGCCAGGGCGTTGAACCGGCCTTGGCCGCGCCCGGTCAGACCGGGTGCGTCGGCTCGGGCTTGA
- the typA gene encoding translational GTPase TypA, which yields MNLRNVAIIAHVDHGKTTLVDQLLAQSGVFRANEATTERAMDSNDQEKERGITILAKCTSVLWNGKAGETRINIIDTPGHADFGGEVERILGMVDGCVILVDAEEGVMPQTKFVLTKALKMGLRPILCINKVDRAHADPDRVHNETFDLFAAIGATDEQLDFPHIYASGRNGWATLDLNVPNDNLAPLFDLIVDHVPPPAVQANKDKPFQMLNVLIESDPFLGRLLTGRIESGKAIPGMAIHALDRDGKEIERGRITKVLAFRGLKRQALDEGSEAGDIVAIAGMSKATVADTLCAMEVTDALPAQPIDPPTISMTVGVNDSPLAGREGDKVQSRVIRDRLLKEAEANVAIRVTTTEGGDAYEVAGRGELQLGVLIENMRREGFEVSISRPRVVFQTGENGEKLEPIEDVMIDVDDEFSGIVIEKLAARKAEMTDMGPSGAGKTRIQLKCPSRSLIGYQGEFLTDTRGSGVLNRVFSHYEPYKGEIAGRLKGVLISNSDGDTAAFALWNLEDRGVMFVGAGEKTYQGMIIGENSRWDDLDVNPIKGKQLTNVRAAGKDEAVRLTPPRKMSLEQAIAYIEEDELVEVTPKSIRLRKQTLNPSFRKKRVRPD from the coding sequence ATGAACCTTCGCAACGTCGCCATCATCGCCCACGTCGACCACGGCAAGACCACCCTGGTGGATCAGCTCCTGGCCCAGTCCGGCGTCTTTCGAGCCAATGAGGCGACGACCGAGCGCGCCATGGACTCCAACGACCAGGAGAAGGAGCGCGGCATCACCATCCTGGCCAAGTGCACCTCGGTGCTCTGGAACGGCAAGGCGGGCGAGACGCGCATCAACATCATCGACACGCCCGGACACGCCGACTTCGGCGGCGAGGTCGAGCGCATCCTGGGCATGGTGGACGGCTGCGTCATTCTGGTGGACGCCGAAGAGGGCGTCATGCCCCAGACCAAGTTCGTGCTGACCAAGGCCCTGAAGATGGGCCTGCGTCCGATCCTTTGCATCAACAAGGTCGACCGCGCCCACGCCGATCCGGACCGCGTGCACAACGAGACCTTCGACCTGTTCGCCGCCATCGGCGCGACCGACGAGCAGCTGGACTTTCCGCACATCTACGCCTCGGGCCGCAACGGCTGGGCGACGCTGGACCTGAACGTCCCGAACGACAACCTGGCCCCTCTGTTCGACCTGATTGTGGACCATGTGCCGCCGCCGGCGGTGCAGGCCAACAAGGACAAGCCGTTCCAGATGCTGAACGTGCTGATCGAGAGCGACCCCTTCCTGGGCCGCCTGCTGACCGGCCGGATCGAGAGCGGCAAGGCCATCCCGGGCATGGCGATCCACGCCCTGGACCGTGACGGCAAGGAAATCGAGCGCGGCCGCATCACCAAGGTGCTGGCCTTCCGCGGCCTGAAGCGTCAGGCCCTGGACGAAGGTTCGGAAGCGGGCGACATCGTGGCCATCGCCGGCATGTCCAAGGCGACCGTGGCCGACACCCTGTGCGCCATGGAAGTCACCGACGCTCTGCCCGCGCAGCCGATCGACCCGCCGACCATCTCCATGACCGTGGGCGTCAACGACAGCCCGCTGGCCGGCCGCGAAGGCGACAAGGTCCAGTCGCGCGTCATCCGCGACCGACTGCTGAAGGAAGCCGAAGCCAACGTCGCCATCCGCGTCACCACCACCGAGGGCGGCGACGCCTATGAGGTGGCAGGCCGCGGCGAACTGCAGCTGGGCGTGCTGATCGAGAACATGCGCCGCGAAGGTTTCGAGGTGTCGATCTCGCGTCCGCGCGTGGTGTTCCAGACCGGCGAGAACGGCGAGAAGCTGGAGCCCATCGAGGACGTCATGATCGACGTCGACGACGAGTTCTCGGGCATCGTCATCGAGAAGCTGGCGGCCCGTAAGGCCGAAATGACCGATATGGGCCCGTCGGGCGCCGGCAAGACCCGCATCCAGCTGAAATGCCCCTCGCGCTCGCTGATCGGCTATCAGGGCGAATTCCTGACCGACACGCGCGGCTCGGGCGTGCTGAACCGCGTGTTCTCGCACTACGAACCCTACAAGGGCGAGATCGCAGGCCGTCTGAAGGGCGTGCTGATCTCCAACTCGGACGGCGACACGGCGGCCTTCGCCCTGTGGAACCTGGAGGACCGCGGCGTCATGTTCGTCGGCGCCGGCGAGAAGACCTACCAGGGCATGATCATCGGCGAGAACAGCCGCTGGGACGACCTGGACGTCAACCCGATCAAGGGCAAGCAGCTGACCAACGTCCGCGCCGCCGGCAAGGACGAGGCCGTGCGCCTGACCCCGCCGCGCAAGATGAGCCTGGAACAGGCCATCGCCTATATCGAGGAAGACGAACTGGTCGAGGTCACGCCCAAGTCGATCCGCCTGCGCAAGCAGACGCTGAACCCCTCGTTCCGCAAGAAGCGCGTCCGTCCGGACTAA